In Natranaerovirga hydrolytica, one DNA window encodes the following:
- a CDS encoding GntR family transcriptional regulator — protein sequence MEIIISSNTSKPIYEQITSQIKAMIMKGELKTGDPMPSMRLLAKTIHVSVITVQRAYEDLQRDGFIETTVGRGSYVSARNKDYIKEEQQKKVEEHLTIAAETARMNDIQLEKLIEILTIVYKEE from the coding sequence GTGGAAATTATAATTAGCAGCAATACAAGTAAGCCTATTTATGAACAAATAACGTCACAAATTAAGGCAATGATAATGAAAGGAGAGTTAAAAACAGGTGATCCTATGCCGTCTATGCGATTATTAGCAAAAACCATTCATGTCAGCGTGATTACTGTGCAAAGGGCTTATGAAGATTTACAAAGAGATGGTTTTATAGAAACAACCGTTGGACGGGGCAGTTATGTATCTGCAAGAAATAAAGATTACATAAAAGAAGAACAGCAGAAAAAAGTTGAAGAACATTTAACCATTGCCGCTGAAACAGCTCGTATGAATGACATTCAATTGGAAAAGTTAATAGAAATATTAACAATAGTATATAAGGAGGAATAA
- a CDS encoding ABC transporter ATP-binding protein, giving the protein MNYSLEVENVSKTYSNFKLDNISFAVPKGSIMGFVGENGAGKTTAISCILNTIKKDNGTIKIFGKEMSDNSTDIREDIGVVFDAINFSQYLTAKKLQKVFSGIYKDWDNTFFKNIINKLDIPLNKNIKELSRGMSMKLAIAVALSHHPKLLILDEATSGLDPIIREEILDVFLEFVTDEEHSILMSSHITSDLEKIADYITFIYRGKIILTEKKDALMYEYGIARCKEEQLNQLDKEDLIAYRYRGLQVDVLVSNKKAFEQKYKGVVVDNATIDEITLLLVKGGK; this is encoded by the coding sequence ATGAATTATAGCTTGGAAGTAGAAAATGTTTCAAAAACATATTCTAATTTTAAATTAGATAATATATCTTTCGCAGTTCCCAAAGGGAGTATTATGGGATTTGTAGGGGAAAATGGAGCTGGAAAAACCACAGCCATTAGTTGTATATTAAATACAATAAAAAAAGATAACGGAACCATTAAAATATTTGGAAAAGAAATGAGTGATAACAGTACAGATATTCGAGAAGATATAGGTGTTGTTTTTGACGCCATTAATTTTTCACAATATTTAACAGCAAAAAAGCTTCAAAAAGTTTTCTCTGGTATTTATAAAGACTGGGACAATACATTTTTTAAAAATATAATAAATAAATTAGACATTCCTTTGAATAAAAACATAAAAGAATTATCGAGAGGTATGTCTATGAAATTGGCAATTGCTGTAGCATTATCCCATCATCCCAAATTACTTATCTTAGATGAAGCTACATCTGGGTTAGATCCTATAATAAGAGAAGAAATATTAGATGTGTTTTTAGAATTTGTAACAGACGAAGAGCATTCCATTCTAATGTCATCTCATATTACAAGTGATTTAGAAAAAATAGCCGATTATATTACTTTTATCTATCGAGGCAAAATTATTTTAACAGAGAAAAAAGATGCTTTAATGTATGAGTATGGTATTGCACGTTGCAAAGAAGAACAGCTAAATCAATTGGATAAAGAAGATTTGATTGCGTATCGATACAGAGGGCTTCAAGTAGATGTTTTGGTGTCCAATAAGAAGGCATTTGAGCAAAAATATAAAGGTGTTGTTGTGGACAATGCAACAATTGATGAAATAACGTTATTACTTGTAAAAGGGGGGAAATAA
- a CDS encoding ABC-2 transporter permease: MKGLLLNNFYSMSSNIKLSIIVAIAMVFFPAIGGRMDLLPVAIGIQIFTFVANTGTSLQADETSKWSKFELTLPIKRKTIINAKYISFILLILMGILFSIMTPWFFYLTNGELSKDLVRYGYSFGLVLAIASTALMYPLTLKIGVEKSELIMFLSAGLSIGLMLLIAFVLSDLTNGMNLRDPLVGIVSVMVSLVLFIISYGVSLIIHKNKEF; this comes from the coding sequence ATGAAAGGATTGCTTTTGAATAATTTTTATTCCATGTCAAGCAATATCAAACTCTCAATCATAGTGGCAATTGCTATGGTGTTTTTTCCTGCCATAGGAGGAAGAATGGATTTGTTACCCGTAGCCATTGGCATACAGATTTTTACTTTTGTAGCGAATACAGGAACATCTTTACAAGCAGATGAAACATCAAAGTGGAGTAAATTTGAATTGACATTACCCATAAAAAGAAAAACCATTATAAATGCAAAATACATATCCTTTATACTGTTAATCTTAATGGGTATTTTATTTAGCATTATGACACCATGGTTTTTTTACCTAACAAACGGTGAGCTTAGCAAAGATTTGGTTCGGTATGGATATAGTTTTGGTCTGGTGCTTGCTATTGCTTCCACTGCCCTTATGTATCCTCTTACTCTTAAGATAGGTGTAGAAAAGAGTGAACTCATTATGTTTTTATCAGCAGGATTATCCATTGGCTTGATGCTGTTAATTGCATTTGTTTTATCTGACCTAACAAATGGTATGAATTTACGTGACCCATTGGTTGGCATAGTATCTGTAATGGTATCTCTTGTGCTTTTTATTATTTCGTATGGTGTATCTTTAATCATACATAAGAATAAGGAATTTTAG
- a CDS encoding DegV family protein: protein MSIQLITDSNCDLPKEIIQKYNIEVLPQLVYLDEVEYLDGVTLEAKKLFDDMRAGKVYKTSQLSPNMFVEVFTKYVKEGQDCMYVGFSSNLSGTYQASEIAKEEVLEDYPDAMITTIDTKCASMGFGLVVYQTALMIEEGLSKEAIINKTKENAEHMEHIFTVDNLEYLYRGGRVSRTSAFVGGLLNIKPILNVEDGKLIPIEKVRGRSKVFKRMLEIMKERGSNLKNQTIGISHGDDLEAANKLKDMIKEEFGCEAFIINNIGCSVGAHSGPGTLALYFSNQ, encoded by the coding sequence ATGTCAATTCAATTGATCACAGATAGTAATTGTGACTTACCAAAAGAAATTATACAAAAGTACAATATCGAGGTATTGCCTCAGTTGGTTTATTTAGACGAGGTAGAATACCTTGACGGTGTTACTTTAGAAGCAAAAAAATTATTTGACGATATGAGAGCAGGCAAGGTTTATAAGACCTCTCAATTATCGCCTAATATGTTTGTTGAAGTATTTACTAAATATGTAAAAGAAGGTCAAGACTGTATGTATGTTGGTTTTTCTTCAAACTTATCAGGAACTTATCAAGCGTCAGAAATTGCAAAAGAAGAAGTGTTAGAAGATTATCCAGATGCAATGATTACGACTATTGATACAAAATGTGCATCAATGGGATTTGGATTAGTGGTTTATCAAACCGCGTTGATGATAGAAGAAGGCCTGAGTAAAGAAGCAATTATCAATAAAACAAAAGAAAATGCCGAGCATATGGAACATATTTTTACAGTAGATAATTTAGAGTATCTTTATAGAGGTGGTCGTGTCAGTCGTACGTCTGCATTTGTTGGTGGATTACTTAATATTAAACCGATATTAAATGTAGAAGATGGTAAGTTAATACCTATTGAAAAAGTCAGAGGAAGAAGCAAAGTGTTCAAAAGAATGTTAGAGATTATGAAGGAAAGAGGAAGCAATTTAAAAAATCAAACCATAGGCATAAGCCATGGAGATGATTTAGAAGCCGCTAATAAATTAAAGGATATGATTAAGGAAGAATTTGGATGTGAAGCGTTTATCATTAACAATATTGGTTGCTCAGTAGGTGCTCATTCAGGTCCAGGAACATTGGCATTGTATTTTTCCAATCAATAA
- a CDS encoding NAD(P)H-dependent flavin oxidoreductase: MEIKPLKLDDIEVKLPIIQGGMGIGVSREKLAAAVSNAGGIGVLSGAQIGYDEEDFYKNPFKANVRALKKHITEAKKNIKNGILGINFMVAQRYYDEYVKEAVDSGIDIIISGAGLPIKLPKLVEGTKVKIAPIVSSARALKLILKSWDKKYKTTADMVVVEGPKAGGHLGFSVEDIEKDIDFDGILLEVMNEVKAYEEKYHKHIPIIAAGGISNGYDIAKYLKLGVDGVQIATRFVTTQECDAHMNYKQKYIEAKKEDVTLVKSPVGLPGRALNNNFVKRLNNQERIVDDKCHLCISSCNPKEIPFCISKVLIDAVKGNADEGLMFCGEKAYLAKEITTVQEVMDELVEQIKEV, encoded by the coding sequence ATGGAAATTAAGCCCCTTAAATTAGATGATATAGAGGTTAAACTACCGATTATACAAGGTGGAATGGGAATTGGCGTATCAAGAGAAAAATTAGCAGCAGCTGTTTCCAATGCAGGTGGAATTGGTGTGTTATCAGGTGCGCAAATTGGATACGATGAAGAAGATTTTTATAAAAATCCATTTAAAGCCAATGTAAGAGCATTAAAAAAACACATTACTGAGGCTAAAAAGAATATAAAAAATGGAATCTTAGGCATTAATTTTATGGTTGCTCAAAGATATTATGATGAATATGTTAAAGAAGCAGTGGATAGTGGAATAGATATTATTATATCTGGAGCGGGTTTGCCAATTAAATTACCTAAGTTAGTAGAAGGTACAAAAGTTAAGATTGCACCCATTGTGTCTTCTGCAAGAGCATTGAAATTAATTCTTAAAAGCTGGGATAAAAAGTATAAAACAACTGCAGATATGGTGGTTGTAGAAGGACCAAAAGCAGGTGGCCATTTAGGTTTTTCAGTAGAAGATATAGAAAAAGATATAGATTTTGATGGTATTTTATTAGAAGTTATGAATGAAGTCAAAGCGTATGAAGAAAAATACCATAAGCACATTCCTATAATAGCAGCAGGTGGCATTTCTAATGGATATGACATTGCTAAATATCTAAAATTAGGTGTAGACGGCGTACAAATTGCAACTCGTTTTGTTACCACACAAGAATGTGATGCCCATATGAATTACAAACAAAAATATATTGAGGCAAAAAAAGAAGATGTAACGTTAGTTAAGTCACCAGTTGGTTTACCAGGAAGAGCCCTTAATAATAATTTTGTTAAAAGGTTAAATAATCAAGAACGTATTGTAGATGATAAATGCCATTTATGTATATCTTCTTGTAACCCCAAAGAAATACCTTTTTGTATTAGCAAGGTATTAATTGATGCTGTAAAAGGCAATGCCGATGAAGGATTAATGTTTTGTGGTGAAAAAGCGTATTTAGCGAAAGAAATTACAACAGTACAAGAGGTAATGGATGAACTGGTAGAACAAATTAAAGAAGTATAA
- the lepB gene encoding signal peptidase I: MKRVLKEVVSWVLYIAGAFVLVLVINAFLIQPTQVQGSSMEGTLNDKDRIIINKLTPNFTQSYEHGEIVVIDSRVGHERKVTDELIFNVRNNLIAYKITGHQDDYYWIKRIIGVEGDVIEFTDTEVILNGEVLEESYLDRTARYNISETIVVPEGHVFVMGDNRNISEDSRRIGSVPIENIVGKYWIKIN; the protein is encoded by the coding sequence ATGAAACGTGTATTAAAAGAAGTTGTCAGTTGGGTCTTGTACATTGCAGGCGCTTTTGTTTTGGTTTTAGTGATCAATGCTTTTTTAATTCAGCCAACTCAAGTACAAGGCAGTTCAATGGAAGGTACATTAAATGACAAAGATAGAATCATCATCAATAAGTTGACACCAAATTTTACCCAATCTTATGAACATGGTGAGATTGTTGTTATAGACAGTAGAGTAGGTCATGAAAGAAAAGTTACAGATGAATTAATATTTAACGTGAGAAATAATTTAATTGCATATAAAATTACAGGACATCAAGACGATTATTATTGGATTAAGAGAATTATTGGTGTAGAAGGTGATGTTATAGAATTCACTGATACAGAAGTCATATTAAATGGTGAAGTTTTAGAAGAATCGTATCTAGATAGGACGGCTAGATACAACATATCAGAGACCATAGTAGTTCCAGAAGGACATGTCTTTGTAATGGGAGACAATCGTAATATAAGTGAGGACAGTAGAAGAATTGGATCGGTACCTATTGAGAATATAGTAGGCAAGTACTGGATTAAAATTAATTAA
- a CDS encoding VanZ family protein → MKGNNIKKYYKPMIYTVFVIYIFLLMNVLFFSDYYGRTQILDQYTYNVIPFKEIKRFIIYRNNMGFIYWLTNLLGNIIAFIPMGFFMPIISKHYKSFLKVTFSSLFISLMIETLQLYYRVGIFDVDDIILNTLGGAIGYILYKITKIIYKKIKRYTVGEKDGKISA, encoded by the coding sequence ATGAAAGGAAATAATATAAAAAAATATTATAAGCCAATGATATATACCGTATTTGTGATTTATATTTTTTTATTAATGAATGTGTTGTTTTTTAGTGATTACTATGGCAGAACCCAAATATTAGATCAGTATACATACAATGTCATACCATTTAAAGAAATAAAACGATTTATTATTTATAGAAATAACATGGGTTTTATATATTGGCTGACCAATTTATTAGGTAACATCATAGCATTTATTCCAATGGGGTTTTTCATGCCCATTATCAGCAAGCATTATAAAAGTTTTTTAAAGGTAACCTTTAGCAGTTTATTCATTAGTTTAATGATTGAAACCTTACAATTGTATTATCGAGTAGGCATATTTGACGTAGATGATATAATACTTAATACATTAGGTGGCGCCATAGGCTACATACTATACAAGATAACAAAGATTATTTATAAAAAAATAAAAAGATACACTGTAGGTGAAAAAGATGGAAAAATTTCAGCTTAA
- a CDS encoding ECF transporter S component encodes MIQSKTRQLAYTGLMTALVFIATRLITIPIPRGYIHLGDAMIFLTALMLKWKYGAFASGVGSALADLLSPYAIWTLPTLIVKSIMCIIVAFTLQSDKKRFTAISIAFCAIWGSLLIGFRYVIGIQVPKDPSTYIDAVGYRGIENTEELLAFTNTLQNMLVLIAIAFVLAILIIVFRLKKSQGSFEVLKQFVGFSFAGMWMVIGYYITEIILYGHYITPIFSVPFNVIQFLIGILIAQTIFISLKQVKKSN; translated from the coding sequence ATGATTCAATCTAAAACCCGTCAATTAGCCTATACAGGGTTAATGACTGCTTTAGTTTTTATTGCAACACGATTAATTACCATCCCCATACCGAGAGGTTATATCCACTTAGGTGACGCTATGATCTTTTTAACTGCTCTTATGTTAAAATGGAAGTATGGTGCTTTTGCTTCTGGTGTAGGTTCTGCTTTAGCAGATTTATTAAGTCCTTATGCCATATGGACTTTACCAACATTAATTGTAAAATCAATCATGTGTATAATTGTTGCATTTACATTGCAATCGGATAAAAAGAGGTTTACTGCTATTAGCATCGCTTTTTGTGCTATATGGGGTAGTCTTTTAATAGGCTTCAGATATGTGATTGGGATACAGGTGCCTAAAGACCCTTCTACTTATATTGATGCCGTTGGGTATAGAGGTATAGAAAACACTGAAGAATTGCTTGCTTTTACAAACACCTTGCAAAATATGCTTGTATTAATAGCCATTGCTTTTGTTCTTGCTATTCTCATAATTGTATTTAGATTAAAAAAATCTCAAGGCTCTTTTGAGGTGCTTAAACAATTTGTAGGTTTTTCCTTTGCAGGTATGTGGATGGTTATCGGTTACTATATTACCGAAATTATTCTTTATGGGCATTATATTACCCCTATTTTTAGCGTGCCTTTTAATGTGATTCAATTTTTAATCGGTATACTTATTGCACAAACGATTTTTATCAGTTTGAAGCAAGTCAAAAAATCAAATTAG
- the pdxR gene encoding MocR-like pyridoxine biosynthesis transcription factor PdxR: MTIVLNIDEEKDIPLYVQLYEGIKKEITEGRLESNTKMPSIREMAKLLNMSKTTIENTYHQLMIEGYIYSIEKKGCYVSEIRHTWIHPNAKDKKQAKEKLEPKVQYDLTNAYIEKEVFNEVQWKKAIDKVITEDSKALLYQGDVQGEWALRAEIIKYLYQARGVYAGEEQVVIGAGIQPLLIILSNIFYNIGIQNIGFEDPGFNRAKDVFSNSPLNLIPIDIKDKGIDIKNLIQSNVEVCYISPSHQFPTGTVMPIKKRSELIHWAELENAYIIEDDYNSELRFQGRPIPSLQGLNRGKSVIYLGSFSTVFLPSIRISYMVLPEALIQPYKLICNQYAQTASKLEQLAMAYYMTDGLFEKHIRRLKVHYSKKNDLIKKKIKEVFKEKVIIKGDDSGFNLYIEIKTNLSEKNIKEKARKKGIVFNVLSDYTVKENLSNNPVILLSYKGIDINAFEYALKAIYSICFTA; encoded by the coding sequence ATGACTATTGTATTAAACATTGATGAAGAAAAGGATATCCCACTTTATGTTCAATTATACGAAGGGATAAAAAAAGAAATTACAGAAGGACGATTAGAGTCTAATACAAAAATGCCCTCTATTAGAGAAATGGCAAAATTACTAAATATGAGTAAAACAACCATAGAAAATACGTATCACCAACTCATGATAGAAGGTTATATTTATAGCATTGAAAAAAAAGGGTGTTATGTAAGTGAAATTAGACACACTTGGATTCATCCAAATGCCAAAGACAAAAAACAAGCAAAAGAAAAATTAGAACCTAAGGTACAATACGATTTAACCAATGCTTACATTGAAAAAGAGGTTTTTAATGAAGTCCAATGGAAAAAAGCAATTGATAAGGTCATTACGGAAGATAGCAAAGCACTTTTATACCAAGGGGATGTACAAGGAGAATGGGCTTTACGAGCAGAAATTATTAAATACCTCTATCAAGCAAGAGGTGTGTATGCTGGCGAAGAACAAGTTGTTATCGGGGCAGGTATACAACCTTTATTAATTATTTTATCCAATATATTTTATAACATAGGTATACAAAACATAGGATTTGAAGATCCAGGATTTAATCGAGCAAAAGATGTTTTTTCAAACAGTCCACTAAATCTCATACCAATAGATATAAAAGACAAGGGCATAGACATTAAAAATCTTATCCAGTCCAATGTAGAGGTATGTTACATTAGTCCATCACATCAATTTCCAACGGGAACGGTTATGCCTATAAAAAAACGTTCAGAGTTGATTCATTGGGCAGAATTAGAAAATGCTTATATTATAGAAGATGATTACAATTCAGAGCTTAGATTTCAAGGAAGGCCCATACCATCTTTACAAGGTCTTAACAGAGGCAAAAGCGTTATTTATCTAGGGTCATTTTCAACAGTATTCTTGCCATCTATACGTATCAGTTATATGGTTTTACCAGAAGCATTAATCCAACCATACAAGCTCATCTGTAATCAATATGCTCAAACAGCGTCAAAATTGGAGCAATTGGCTATGGCATACTATATGACAGATGGCTTATTTGAAAAACATATTAGACGGTTAAAAGTGCACTATTCTAAAAAAAATGATTTAATAAAGAAAAAAATAAAAGAAGTATTTAAAGAAAAAGTCATTATAAAAGGCGACGACTCAGGGTTTAATCTTTATATAGAAATCAAAACCAATTTATCTGAAAAAAATATAAAAGAAAAAGCGAGAAAAAAAGGCATCGTGTTTAATGTACTATCGGATTACACAGTTAAAGAAAATCTGTCTAATAATCCAGTCATCTTATTGTCTTATAAAGGCATTGATATTAATGCTTTTGAGTATGCATTAAAAGCAATTTATAGTATCTGCTTTACAGCATAA
- the trpB gene encoding tryptophan synthase subunit beta → MNHQFGDFGGQYVPEPVIKALEELEQAFNTHIQDPDFKKEYRYYLNEYVGRPSSLYFAENMTKELNGGKIYLKREDLNHTGAHKINNTIGQILLAKRMGKKKIIAETGAGQHGVATATAAAMFGMACEIFMGKEDTDRQRLNVFRMELLGAKVTPVTRGTQTLSDAVDEAIEKWVERIDDTFYLLGSAVGPHPYPYVVREFQKIIGEETLKQIKEKEGRLPDYCIACVGGGSNAIGLFHEFVPHDEVKLIGVEAAGKGIDTKDHAATMTLGSEGVIHGMRTIYLSNEDGTPMPVYSISAGLDYPGVGPEHAHLKNSNRGKYESITDEEAVKALLYLSQIEGIIPAIESAHAIAYARKFVPTLDKDQIVIINVSGRGDKDVEAIEKYINEHHIDIKQV, encoded by the coding sequence ATGAATCATCAATTTGGAGATTTTGGAGGACAGTACGTTCCAGAACCTGTTATAAAAGCATTAGAAGAATTAGAACAAGCATTTAATACCCATATTCAAGATCCTGATTTTAAAAAAGAGTATCGTTATTATTTAAACGAATATGTCGGTAGACCAAGTTCTTTATATTTTGCAGAAAATATGACAAAAGAGCTTAACGGTGGAAAAATATACTTGAAAAGAGAAGATTTGAATCATACAGGAGCCCATAAAATCAACAATACCATTGGACAAATTCTTTTGGCAAAAAGAATGGGCAAAAAGAAAATTATTGCAGAAACAGGCGCAGGACAACATGGGGTAGCGACAGCTACTGCAGCAGCTATGTTTGGCATGGCATGTGAAATATTTATGGGCAAAGAAGACACCGATAGACAAAGACTGAATGTGTTTAGAATGGAGCTATTGGGTGCAAAAGTGACACCGGTAACAAGAGGAACACAAACATTAAGTGATGCCGTAGATGAAGCCATAGAAAAATGGGTGGAAAGAATTGACGATACCTTTTATTTATTAGGATCTGCAGTAGGTCCACATCCATACCCATATGTTGTTCGTGAATTCCAAAAGATCATTGGAGAAGAAACGTTAAAACAAATTAAAGAAAAAGAAGGGCGTCTACCAGACTATTGTATTGCTTGTGTAGGTGGCGGAAGCAATGCCATTGGATTGTTCCATGAATTTGTACCACATGATGAAGTGAAATTAATTGGCGTGGAAGCAGCAGGAAAAGGGATTGACACAAAAGACCATGCGGCAACGATGACATTAGGTAGTGAAGGCGTTATTCACGGTATGCGAACCATTTACCTTAGCAATGAAGATGGCACACCCATGCCAGTATACTCAATATCAGCAGGATTAGACTACCCAGGCGTTGGTCCAGAACATGCTCACTTAAAAAATAGCAATCGAGGAAAATATGAGTCCATTACCGATGAAGAAGCAGTAAAAGCATTATTATATTTGTCTCAAATAGAAGGGATTATCCCAGCAATAGAAAGTGCTCACGCCATTGCCTATGCAAGAAAATTCGTGCCAACATTAGATAAAGATCAAATTGTTATTATCAATGTATCCGGTAGAGGAGACAAAGACGTTGAAGCCATTGAAAAATACATTAATGAACATCATATTGATATAAAACAAGTATAA
- a CDS encoding methylated-DNA--[protein]-cysteine S-methyltransferase gives MVENTDVYIKYLDTNTPIGTLELKGTDTHLTAINFVKHGTIIEKTNPVLEKTAQQLNEYFLGKRKTFDIPLKLEGTPFMQKVWDALLTVPYGKVCSYKDIAIKVGKDKAYRAVGNANNKNPVAIIVPCHRVIGADGQLGGYGSGVAIKKILLDLEKNQEPISESV, from the coding sequence ATGGTAGAAAACACAGACGTATATATAAAATACTTAGACACCAACACACCCATAGGAACTTTGGAATTAAAAGGAACAGATACCCATTTAACAGCAATTAATTTCGTGAAACATGGCACCATAATTGAAAAAACCAACCCAGTATTAGAAAAAACGGCTCAACAATTAAATGAGTACTTTTTAGGAAAAAGAAAAACATTTGATATACCTTTAAAATTAGAAGGGACGCCTTTTATGCAAAAAGTATGGGACGCATTATTAACCGTTCCCTATGGCAAAGTTTGTTCTTATAAAGACATTGCTATAAAAGTGGGTAAGGATAAAGCATACCGAGCAGTAGGTAATGCCAATAACAAAAATCCAGTTGCCATCATTGTACCTTGTCATCGGGTCATTGGAGCAGACGGTCAATTAGGTGGTTATGGTAGTGGTGTGGCTATTAAAAAAATTCTATTGGATTTAGAAAAAAACCAAGAGCCAATCAGTGAATCAGTATAA
- a CDS encoding HD domain-containing protein — protein sequence MAKKCCGKYKKGKGYCNKCPKIKRKYKNKNKHYKEQKNKKHINRLEKQMAFIIEIDKLKTIQRQSYIIDGSKKENDAEHSWHIAVMALILSEHKAFKKVDMLKVVKMLLIHDIVEIDAGDTYIYDEKGNADKREREEAAAKRLFGLLPKDQKKEYYNLWLEFEDQHSKEAKYANVLDRLQPILLNYEAGGQSWIEHGVSKDMIMNKNVATQEGSKKIWQHFETIINDAVKKGYVKE from the coding sequence ATGGCTAAAAAATGTTGTGGGAAATATAAAAAAGGCAAAGGGTATTGTAATAAATGTCCTAAAATCAAAAGAAAATATAAAAATAAAAACAAACATTATAAAGAACAAAAAAATAAAAAACATATAAACAGACTAGAAAAGCAAATGGCGTTTATAATAGAAATAGATAAATTAAAAACCATACAAAGACAAAGTTATATTATAGATGGTTCTAAAAAAGAAAATGATGCAGAACACTCTTGGCATATAGCTGTAATGGCATTAATTTTATCAGAACATAAAGCATTTAAAAAGGTGGATATGTTAAAAGTTGTTAAAATGTTACTCATCCATGACATCGTTGAAATCGATGCTGGAGATACGTATATTTATGATGAAAAAGGCAATGCAGACAAAAGAGAAAGAGAAGAAGCTGCAGCAAAAAGATTATTTGGTTTATTACCAAAAGACCAAAAAAAAGAATATTATAATTTGTGGTTAGAATTTGAAGACCAACATTCAAAAGAAGCAAAATACGCCAATGTCTTAGATCGATTACAACCCATACTGTTAAATTATGAAGCAGGTGGTCAGTCTTGGATTGAGCATGGTGTGTCTAAAGATATGATTATGAATAAAAATGTGGCAACACAAGAAGGTTCTAAAAAAATATGGCAGCATTTTGAAACAATCATAAACGATGCAGTTAAAAAGGGATATGTAAAAGAATAA